Proteins encoded within one genomic window of Papio anubis isolate 15944 chromosome X, Panubis1.0, whole genome shotgun sequence:
- the LOC101016072 gene encoding zinc finger FYVE domain-containing protein 9-like, producing the protein MMKAINKSNEHVLAGGACFNEKADSYLVYVQNDDRNDQTQAISIHNQPRKVTGASFFVFSGTLKSSSGYLAKSSIMEDGVMVQITAENMDSLKQALREMKDFSITCGKADAEDPQEHIHIQWVDDDKNVSKGVVSPIDGKSMETITHVKIFHGSECKANGKVIRWTEVFFLENDDQHNCLSDPADHSRLTEHVTKAFCLALCPHLKLLKEDGMTKLGLRVTLDSDQVGYQAGRNGQHLPSQYMNDLDSALVPVIHGGACQLSEGSVVMELIVIFKSCHSHLNHQQLAS; encoded by the coding sequence ATGATGAAAGCCATTAACAAGTCCAATGAGCATGTCCTGGCAGGAGGTGCCTGCTTCAATGAAAAGGCAGATTCTTATCTTGTGTATGTGCAGAATGATGATAGAAATGATCAGACCCAGGCTATCAGTATTCACAATCAGCCCAGAAAAGTGACTGGTGCCAGTTTCTTTGTGTTCAGTGGCACTCTGAAATCCTCTTCTGGATACCTTGCCAAGTCCAGTATTATGGAAGATGGCGTTATGGTCCAGATCACTGCAGAGAACATGGATTCCTTGAAGCAGGCACTGAGAGAGATGAAGGACTTCAGCATCACCTGTGGGAAGGCGGACGCAGAGGATCCCCAGGAACACATCCACATCCAATGGGTGGATGATGACAAGAACGTTAGCAAGGGTGTCGTAAGTCCTATAGATGGGAAGTCCATGGAGACTATAACACATGTGAAGATATTCCATGGATCAGAATGTAAAGCAAATGGTAAAGTCATCAGATGGACAGAGGTGTTTTTCCTAGAAAATGACGACCAGCACAATTGCCTCAGTGATCCTGCAGATCACAGTAGATTGACTGAGCATGTTACCAAGGCTTTTTGCCTTGCTCTCTGTCCTCACCTGAAGCTTCTGAAGGAAGATGGAATGACCAAACTGGGACTACGTGTGACACTTGATTCAGATCAGGTCGGCTATCAAGCAGGGAGAAATGGCCAGCACCTTCCCTCGCAGTACATGAATGATCTGGACAGCGCCTTGGTGCCAGTGATCCATGGAGGGGCCTGCCAGCTCAGTGAGGGCTCTGTCGTCATGGAactcattgttatttttaaaagttgccaCAGCCATCTCAACCATCAGCAACTAGCATCCTGA